From the Dryobates pubescens isolate bDryPub1 chromosome 29, bDryPub1.pri, whole genome shotgun sequence genome, one window contains:
- the GTF3C5 gene encoding general transcription factor 3C polypeptide 5 produces the protein MAAGREWGERGSAVLELPRTPRLVCVEYPGLVRDVEAMLQTLGGEQGVSRIYADPAKRLELYFRPKDPYCHPVCANRFPTSTMLLKVRRRTKKKKKQLDTEEQIQPEVEFEMEILGTVATVYKFQGMSDFQYLAMHSGPDGKHTSMYDKVLMLKPEKEEFFNRELPLHIPPPIFSRLDTPVDYFYRPDIQHREGYNNPQVSGENLIGLSRARRPHNAIFVNFDDEEIPTKPLDAAVQTWKKVCTNPVDKKVEEELRKLFEVRPVWSRNAVKANISVHPDKLKLLLPYLAYYMLTGPWRSLWVRFGYDPRKDPEAKIYQVLDFRIRCGMKYGYAPNDMPVKAKRSTYNYSLPITVKKQVSHTVSVHDLKQGLGTAAAGGAKKPASSRYKLKESIYIFREGALPPYRQMFYQLCDLNVDSLQKIIHRNDGAEAECTERDGWCLPKTSDELRDTMSLMIKQIIRSTRPALFSNTTSSEDGKEQLAYESGEDEDDEEEEEEEDFKPSDGSENEMETEILDYV, from the exons ATGGCGGCGGGGAGGGAATGGGGGGAGCGGGGCTCGGCCGTGCTGGAGCTGCCCCGCACGCCGCGGCTGGTGTGCGTGGAGTACCCGGGGCTGGTGCGGGACGTCGAGGCCATGCTGCAGACgctgggaggagagcagggggtGTCGCGG ATCTATGCAGACCCTGCCAAAAGGCTGGAGCTGTATTTTCGCCCCAAGGACCCTTACTGCCATCCTGTGTGTGCCAATCGCTTCCCTACCTCCACCATgctgctcaaggtgaggaggaggacaaagaagaagaagaaacagttGGACACTGAAGAACAAATCCAGCCAGAAGTTGAGTTTGAAATGGAAATTCTTGGGACTGTCGCCACTGTTTACAAATTTCAAG GGATGTCTGATTTCCAGTACCTGGCCATGCACTCTGGCCCTGATGGCAAACACACCTCCATGTATGACAAAGTCCTAATGCTCAAACCAGAGAAGGAAGAGTTCTTCAACAGAGAATTACCTCTCCACATCCCACCACCGATCTTCTCACGTCTGGACACTCCTGTGGACTATTTCTATCGGCCAGACATACAGCACCG GGAGGGATACAACAACCCCCAGGTGTCTGGTGAGAACCTGAttggcctcagcagggccaggcGCCCGCACAATGCCATCTTTGTGAACTTTGATGATGAAGAAATCCCAACTAAACCCCTGGATGCTGCTGTGCAGACCTGGAAGAAGGTGTGCACCAATCCTGTGGATAAAAAGGTGGAGGAAGAGCTGAGAAAG CTCTTTGAAGTCCGTCCTGTCTGGTCTCGGAATGCAGTAAAAGCCAACATCAGTGTCCACCCAGACAAGCTGAAGCTTCTGCTGCCATATTTGGCCTATTACATG TTAACAGGTCCATGGAGAAGCTTGTGGGTTAGGTTTGGCTATGACCCCAGAAAAGATCCTGAGGCAAAGATCTACCAAGTTCTGGACTTCAGAATTCGCTGTGGAATGAAATATG gTTATGCCCCTAATGATATGCCTGTGAAAGCAAAACGCAGCACCTATAACTACAGCCTGCCCATCACTGTCAAGAAGCAAG TAAGTCACACAGTCAGTGTCCATGACCtgaagcaggggctgggcacggcGGCTGCCGGCGGGGCGAAGaagcctgcctccagcaggTACAAACTGAAG GAATCCATCTACATATTCCGGGAAGGAGCCTTGCCCCCCTACCGGCAGATGTTCTACcagctctgtgacctcaacGTGGACAG cctccagAAGATCATCCACCGGAACGACGGCGCAGAGGCGGAGTGCACGGAGCGGGACGGCTGGTGCCTGCCCAAGACCAGCGACGAGCTGCGGGACACCATGTCCCTGATGATAAAGCAGATCATCAGATCCACCAGGCCTG CTCTTTTCTCAAATACAACAAGCAGTGAAGATGGCAAAGAGCAGCTGGCATATGAGTCTGGcgaggatgaggatgatgaagaggaggaggaagaagaagactTCAAGCCTTCTGATGGGAGTGAAAATGAAATGGAGACAGAGATTCTGGACTATGTATGA
- the GFI1B gene encoding zinc finger protein Gfi-1b, with protein sequence MPRSFLVKSKKAHTYHQHRCLHDDLPVLTWEPVTSAFTAIGDKAPEDIKIQDLECVVPKQEKDLPELKEENIPVQYLSRMLQGPSAQEMGLPGLQIKDCTTTANTPTFYKPGFSWDPYHLPYSYRQTSSTMQSALLEHPVSLYGSHLLPSTEPPLDYSMHYSSDMETYHCVKCNKVFSTPHGLEVHVRRSHSGSRPFACDVCGKTFGHAVSLEQHTNIHSQERSFECKMCGKTFKRSSTLSTHLLIHSDTRPYPCQYCGKRFHQKSDMKKHTYIHTGEKPHKCQVCGKAFSQSSNLITHSRKHTGFKPFSCELCAKGFQRKVDLRRHRETQHSLK encoded by the exons ATGCCACGCTCCTTCCTGGTGAAGAGCAAGAAGGCTCACACCTATCACCAGCACCGCTGCCTGCATGATGACCTGCCTGTCCTCACCTGGGAGCCAGTGACCTCTGCCTTCACTG CCATAGGAGACAAGGCACCAGAGGACATCAAGATCCAGGATCTAGAATGTGTGGTTCCCAAACAAGAAAAGGACCTACCTGAACTGAAGGAAGAGAATATCCCTGTCCAGTACCTGAGCAGGATGCTGCAAGGCCCTTCAGCTCAAG AGATGggcctcccagggctgcagatcAAGGACTGTACCACCACAGCAAACACTCCTACCTTCTACAAACCTGGCTTTTCCTGGGATCCCTACCATCTGCCATACAGCTACAGACAGACGTCCTCCACCATGCAGTCAGCCCTCTTGGAGCACCCAGTTAGCCTGTATGGAAGCCACCTGCTGCCAAGCACTGAACCCCCCCTGGACTACAGCATGCACTACTCCTCAGACATGGAGACCTACCACTGTGTGAAGTGCAACAAG GTGTTCTCCACCCCCCACGGGCTGGAGGTCCACGTCCGAAGGTCTCACAGCGGGAGCCGACCCTTCGCTTGTGACGTGTGTGGCAAAACCTTTGGCCATGCTgtgagcctggagcagcacacCAACATTCACTCCCAG gaaagaagttttgagTGCAAGATGTGTGGGAAGACCTTCAAACGTTCCTCCACCCTCTCCACTCATCTCCTGATCCACTCAGACACACGGCCCTACCCCTGCCAGTACTGTGGCAAACGCTTCCACCAGAAGTCAGACATGAAGAAGCACACCTACATCCACACTg gggagaagcCTCACAAATGCCAGGTCTGTGGCAAGGCCTTCAGCCAGAGCTCCAACCTGATCACTCACAGCCGCAAGCACACCGGCTTCAAGCCCTTCAGCTGCGAGCTCTGCGCCAAAGGCTTCCAGCGCAAGGTGGATCTGCGGAGGCACAGAgagacccagcacagcctcaagtGA
- the CEL gene encoding bile salt-activated lipase, translating into MARWGILCLALCCCLGAARAATLGVVLTEGGFVEGENKKLGLFKGSVDIFRGIPFAAPTKTLEDPQPHPGWEGTLSAKSFKSRCMQLKLTQTDVRGSEDCLYLNIWVPQERKQVSTKLPVMIWIYGGAFILGGSQGANFLDNYLYDGEEIAVRGKVIVVTVNYRLGPLGFLSTGDENMPGNYGLKDQHMAIAWVKRNIRAFGGDPDNITIFGESAGAASVSLQMLSPKNKGLFKRAITQSGVGLCSWAIQKDPLASAKMIGEKVGCPTHNSTVLAQCLRQSSAKALTMAYKVDLMNLPGPVVHSLPFAPVVDGDFLPDMPEKLFDNAADIDYLGGVNNMDGHIFAGVDMPAINRPLVKVTADEVFNLVKGLTYERGEEGATLTYNIYTQDWGDKPSKETVKRTVVDLITDYIFLVPTQRALQLHLENARSAKTYSYLFSQPSRMPIYPSWVGADHADDLQYVFGKPFSTPLGYRPKHRTVSSAMIAYWTNFARTGDPNTGESKVPVNWPPYSEKSAYYLEINNKIGKNSVKQDLRSKYVDFWYTVYRGLPLVTDNSTLEELM; encoded by the exons ATGGCTCGCTGGGGGATCCTGTGCCttgccttgtgctgctgcctcgGGGCAGCAAGGGCAGCAACC CTGGGTGTGGTGCTCACCGAGGGAGGCTTTGTGGAAGGTGAGAACAAAAAGCTGGGACTCTTCAAGGGCTCTGTGGACATCTTCCGTGGGATCCCCTTTGCTGCTCCTACCAAGACTCTGGAAGACCCTCAGCCTCACCCTGGATGGGAAG gAACACTGAGTGCAAAGTCGTTCAAGAGCCGCTGCATGCAGCTGAAACTCACACAGACTGATGTCCGTGGGAGCGAGGACTGTCTCTACCTGAACATCTGGGTCCCTCAAGAGAGGAAGCAGG TCTCTACCAAGCTGCCAGTGATGATCTGGATCTATGGTGGTGCCTTCATCCttggagggagccagggagccaACTTCCTTGATAACTACCTCTATGATGGAGAGGAGATCGCCGTGAGGGGCAAGGTCATCGTGGTGACCGTCAACTACCGCCTGGGGCCCTTGGGCTTCCTGAGCACAGGAGATGAAAACATGCCAG GGAACTACGGGCTGAAGGACCAGCACATGGCtattgcctgggtgaagaggaACATCAGAGCCTTTGGAGGTGACCCAGATAACATCACTATCTTTGGGGAGTCAGCTGGTGCTGCCAgtgtgtccctgcag ATGCTGAGCCCAAAGAACAAAGGTCTGTTCAAGAGAGCCATCACCCAGAGCGGCGTCGgtctctgcagctgggccaTCCAAAAGGATCCTCTTGCCTCAGCTAAAATG atTGGGGAGAAGGTTGGCTGCCCCACACACAACAGCACCGTCCTGGCTCAGTGCCTGCGTCAGTCCAGCGCCAAGGCTCTGACCATGGCCTACAAGGTGGACCTGATGAACCTGCCTG GTCCTGTGGTTCACTCCCTTCCTTTCGCTCCTGTTGTCGATGGAGACTTCCTGCCAGACATGCCAGAAAAGCTCTTTGACAACGCTGCTGACATTGACTACCTCGGTGGGGTCAACAACATGGATGGGCACATCTTCGCCGGCGTGGACATGCCTGCCATCAACCGCCCCCTCGTGAAAGTCACTGC AGATGAGGTCTTCAACCTGGTCAAAGGACTTACTTATGAGAGAGGTGAGGAGGGAGCCACCCTGACATACAACATCTACACTCAAGATTGGGGTGACAAACCAAGCAAGGAGACCGTGAAGAGGACAGTGGTGGACCTGATTACTGACTACATCTTCCTGGTTCCCACACAGcgggcactgcagctgcacttGGAGAACGCCCG GAGTGCCAAGACATACAGCTACCTGTTCTCCCAGCCCTCCCGCATGCCCATCTACCCAAGCTGGGTGGGGGCAGACCACGCTGATGACCTGCAGTATGTGTTTGGGAAACCCTTCAGCACCCCCTTGGGTTACAGGCCCAAGCACAGGACTGTCTCCAGTGCCATGATCGCCTACTGGACCAACTTTGCTAGGACAGG TGATCCCAACACAGGCGAGTCCAAGGTGCCTGTCAACTGGCCACCCTACAGTGAAAAGAGCGCCTACTACCTGGAAATCAACAACAAGATTGGCAAGAACTCCGTGAAGCAGGATCTGAGATCCAAGTATGTGGACTTCTGGTACACAGTGTACCGCGGTCTGCCTCTGGTTACTGACAACTCCACGCTTGAGGAACTGATGTGA